AGGCAAAGGAAGCGGCTTCTGTGCGATCTGGAATGACTGTGTGCTCTACTTCGTAGAAAACCTTAGTCTGTTGGATGCGGATTGTGCGATCTACATCCATTTCAATGGTTACCCCTAGCTTTTGTAAAAAGAGCATCAGGTCAACGATTTCTGGTTCTATGGCTGCATTTTTAATAACGGTTGTGCCTTTTGCGCTAACAGCGGATAGAATGGTATTTTCTGTAGCTCCTACAGAAGGATAGGGCAGGGTAATGATATTTCCTACTAGACCATGATGTGCTCTTGCAAAATATGCACCTTCTTTTTTCATGCGGCGATATTCAATCTGTGCACCTAGCTTCTCTAATGCATGAATATGAAAATCAATAGGTCTTTTACCGATATTGCACCCACCAGCTGTTGGAACAATAATATCTTCATCAGTGCGGCCTAGAAGAGCGCCAATCATTAAAATAGGGATACGGTTAGAACCTGAAAAGCGTTGAGGAATGTAACAGCTTTTAAGCTCTGGTGTGATAATTTCAATGATTCCGCTTGAACGATCCCAAGCGATTTGAGACCCGATTTCTTGACAAAGCGCAACGGTTATCTCTACTTCAGAAATATCTGGCACATTATGGAAAATGCATTTTTTATTGGATAGAAGAGAGGCTACTAAAAGTTTAGTGATCGAATTTTTTGCGCCCGCTACTTTTACTTGACCTTTGAGGGGATGATTCCCTTTGATTTTTAGCATACTATTTAAGCCTTTGAGTAAACCTCAAGAATAGGAGGAATAGATCGTTTTGTCAAATGTTTGTCCTTAAATTGTAAGATTTTATCAAAGTTGATAGCGTAAAATAGCTATTGAGAAATAAGGATCTTTCATAGCATAACAGTTGTACTTAAGGTGAAATCATGAAAAAGAAAGTCAGATTAGGTCTTCTTTTTGGAGGCAAATCAACAGAACATGAGGTTTCTTTAATTTCAGCGAAAAACATTCTTGAAGCACTAGATCTAGAAAAATATGAGCCGGTTTTAATGAGTATTAATAAACAAGGGCAGTGGCATCTAGAAACCCAGGAAACTTTAAGAAAAATGGTTTTTTCTAATGCAATATTAGAGAATTTCACAGAGAAATTAGCCATTGTTCCAATAGAAGAATGTAAACAGATCGTGAGTTATAAAGATTCTAAGCTGCAAGAAAGTTTAGATTTGGATGTTATTTTTCCTATTTTACATGGAGTATATGGAGAAGATGGAACGATACAAGGATTATTACAATTAGCGAATATTCCTTTTGTAGGTGCTGGTGTGCTTGGCTCTGCTATGGGTATGGATAAAGATGTGATGAAACGTCTTTTGCAACAAGCTGATATTCCTGTAGCCCCTTTTATTTGTCTACATGATTACCAAGAGATTCCTGCTTTTGAAGAAGTTGTTCTCGAATTAGGTTGTCCTTTCTTTGTAAAACCCGCCAATACAGGATCTTCTATAGGAATAACCAAGGTAAGCAACCAAGTAACCTATCTTTTAGCGATCAAAAATGCTTTTTTATATGATCGCAAAATTTTGCTAGAAAAGTATGTTCAAGGAAGAGAAATCGAATGTGCTGTTTTAGGTAATGAAGATCTGCAGGCTTCTTTGCCAGGAGAAATAGAACCTTTACATGAGTTTTATTCTTATGAAGCGAAATATCTCGATGCTAAAAGAGCTAAGCTACATATTCCAGCTTCTCTTGCTAAAAAGCAGATTACACACATTCAAACAATGGCAATGACCGTTTTCCGAACCCTATGCTGTGAGGGTATGGCACGAGTGGACTTCTTTTTAACGAAAAATCAAGAACTTTTAGTTAATGAAATCAATACCATTCCTGGATTTACGCGAATTAGCATGTATCCTAAGTTGTGGGAGATCAGCGGTCTTTCCTATTCTCAACTCATCGATCAATTAATTCAGCTAGCTATTATACGACATGAAAAAAGGAAAAAAATACAAACTAGAATCGGAGGGTAAAAATGCCTTACACACGCATAGGGATTGGTCAGGATAGTCATCGATTTTTAGACCCAGGTGCGATCAAGCCCTGTATAATTGGAGGATTAATCTTTCCAGAAGCCCCTGGTTTAGATGCAGATTCAGATGGAGATGTGGTGTTTCATGCGATTTGTAACGCGATTACTTCTGTTACAGGTATTGCTATTTTAGGTGATATTGCTATTAAACTCTGTCATCAAGAAGGAGTGACCAGTTCGCAGATCTATCTGAAACATGCTTTAAAAACCTTAAGGAAACAAGAAGTACAACATGTGGCGCTTACCATTGAAGGCAAAAGGCCAAGACTACAAAATCGCGTTGATGAGATGCGTCAATCTATTGCAAGAGTGATGCAACTAGAGGTTTCTCAGGTAGGGATTACAGTAACTTCTGGCAATGGATTAACAGATTTTGGATGTGGCGATGGGTTGCAGTGTTTTTGCATTCTTACCACGATGGAATGTTAATACACTTCTTTCACATAGCGTTTTTGCTTTTTAAGGGCCTTGATATAGCTCAAGGCCTCTTTTTGGTTCATCTGTCCTTGGTTGCAAATGATTTGTTCTAGAGTGTTCTCTACGTCTTTAGACATCTGTTTTGCATCTCCACAAAGATAGAAATAGGCACCTTCTTGAAGCCAGCGCCAGATCTCTTGAGCTTGCATAAGAAGTTTATGTTGCACGTAGACTTTATCTTTTTGATCGCGAGAAAAAGCTAGATCAAGATGGAGCTTTTTGGTAGCAACTAGATTTTCCCAAAAATCTTGATAAAAGAAATCGTATTTTCGATTCCTTTCTCCAAAGAATAACCAGTTTTTCCCTGTATGTCCTTTAAAGATCCTTTCTTGAATAAAGCCTCTAAAGGGAGCTACCCCAGTTCCAGGTCCTACCATAATTACGGGAGCTGTTGGATCTTCTGGAAGGGTAAAGTCTGTAGTGGATTGTATGTAAACAGCTAGCTTAGTCTCTTCTAACTTGGCTAAGTTACATAAAAAATGACTTCCCGTCCCATATTGAATACGGTTATTTTTTTTATACTCTACTAAAACGACGGTCAATTCTAAACGATGGGGATAAGCTAGTTGTGAGGAGGCAATAGAATAAAATCGAGGTAATAGAGAAGAGAGGTTTTCACAAAATTTTTCGAGAGGAATGTTTGTAGCATCATATGTTTTTAAAAAGTCTATTAAATCGGTTTGGGTTAAATACCGATTTAAATGCTCTTTGGATTGAGGATGTAGTAGCTCTTCTAACCGTTGTTTTTCTTGGGAGTTTTGTGTATGTGCGCAAAATGTTTTTAACATATGAGAGGTCAATCGAGCGGTATTTACCTTTCTTATTAATAGCTCATATAAAGAAAGGGTTTTATTGCTACGAGCATAGTAAACCTGTTGCTCTAGATCTTGTTGTAGAAATTGGGAGATTTCTAATGCTATAAGGGGATCATTTTCAGGATAAATAGCGATGGCATCTCCCGGTTTAAAGGTAATAGCGGTATTTTGGATGTCTAGAACAAGATGGAATGTCTTTTTTGTTGACTCAGGTTTTGTTAAGAGTATACGCTCTGAAATAGAGATAAATGCTGGATTTTTTCGAGAGTATAGCTGGTTACAAACGGAAGAATCTTGGGGAATAGGCATAAAGATCAAAAGGTTGTTATGAAAGTACAGTGTTTTATTTTAGGGATTTCCTTGGGGCTTCTTTGTGCATGTACAGGTGGTGGTGGTTATCAGCGCCATTATATTATCTCCGACAAATCGGAGCAATCTTCTTGCGAAAGCTTCCATTAATTATAAAGATCTGCAATCTTTTGTATCCCATGCTTTTGTCAAGAAATCTAATTTTTTATTAGAAAGTCCACCTAAGTATTGAATAGCATTTAGCAACCTGGCGCGTACTCTATCTTTCCCTAGAAGTTCTACGGAGTCAAACAAAGGCAGTCCATGACGTTTTCCTGTAATAGCTCCATATAATAAGGGAATTACCATTTTTTTATGATGGATGTCAAATTTCTCAGAGACCTCATGAGAAGCTCTTTCAATCCCTGAGCGTTTCCAATTTTCCTGTGCATCCATACTCCAAATGATTGTCTGTAAAACAGAGGCACTTTTTTCTCTTGTCAATTGATTAGGACAGAACAATTCATCTGTATAGGTAAGGTTATTAAGAAACAAAAAGTCGCATAGCTGCATGAAATCGCCAAAGGTTTTCATACGTGTATGACAAAGAGGCATAAGTTTTTGCATAAAAGCATCATTGAATGACCACTCCTTGATTCTTTCCCATAAAGCATCCTCAGGGATGGTATTAATCAAGTATTGCTGGTTAAGCCAATCTAACTTTTGAATATCAAAATAGGCTCCAGAAGTACCAATACGAGAGGGTTCAAATTCACGGATAATTTCTTCTAAACCATAGATTTCCTTATCGTTTAACATGCTATAGCCCATTAGACTTAAGAAATTGATAAACGCTTCCTGTAGATATCCGCTATCTCGATAGTAGAAGATGGAAGTTGGATTTTTTCTTTTTGATAATTTTTTACCATCTTTGCCCAGAAGTAAAGGCATGTGCATAAAAACAGGAGGGGTCCATCCTAAACTTTCATAGAGAAAGATATGTTTAGGTGTTGAGCTCATCCATTCGTCTCCTCTAATGACATGAGAGATGTTCATGAGGTGATCATCAACTACATTTGCTAAATGATAGGTAGGAAATCCATCGGATTTGAGTAAAATCTGATCATCTATATCAGCCCAAGGACAGCTAATTCGTCCTTTAACTGCATCTTCAAAAACGCATTCGCCAGATAAAGGAATTTTAAGACGAACCACATAGGGTTGTCCTTCTTTTTCTCGTATAGCAACCTCTTCGGTATTTAAATTGCGATACCTACGATCATAGCCCAAGCGCTTTCCTAGTTTGCCTGCCATTTCTCGCATTTCAGAGATTTCTTGGGGAGTAGCAAAACATTTATAGGCTTTTTTTTGCTCTATTAACAGTTGGCAATATTTGCGATAAATATCAGTACGTTCTGATTGACGGTAAGGTCCAAAAGGGCCTCCAATATCGGGTCCTTCATTCCATGTAATACCGGTCCATTTAAGAGCTTCGTAAATATTTTTTTCACACTCTGGTCTAGAGCGGCTTTGATCTGTATCTTCAATTCTTAAAATGAATTCCCCACCAAAATGGTGAGCAAAAATGTAATTAAAAAGGGCCATGTATGCCGTACCTACATGGGGATCTCCTGTGGGAGATGGCGCAATGCGAACACGTACTTTTTTCATTTCTTACTTAAAATAAAAGAGGTTTTAGAAAGAATAATTTTTCACTATTAATAAATAGAAGGCAAGCCTTTTCTAAACTAATTCCTTTTAAGCAGATGGAGAGACAAGAGTTTTTTCTTTTTCTGTTAATAAAATATAATCTTTCATTACTTTAATTGTTTCTTCTAATTGTAAATCATTTAAACCAAAGAATAAGGTAGGCTCTCCTAGTTCATCTTTCTTTGCCATTTCTTTCAAAAAATTTTGATAATTTTTGTTAGAAGAAACTCGCTTTTCTGCATTTTTTTTCAAAAGGCTTAAGTTTTTAATAGGTAGAACCGATTGTCTGTCTTCTTGATAAAGCTTGCTAATCCTTTGTTTGTGGATAAAAGGAATATCAGCAAGGTTATCTTCAAAATGGGGCTCAATATGATCTGTTTCTACAGGAAACTTGGAATATTTCTCCCCTATTTCTAAGGTGGATAACACGCCAGGAAGCACAATATCACTTGTCACTCCAACGAGTTGGGGGCTTTTTCCCGAGGCTGTATAATACCTACCTCTAGTTACTTTATACTCTCCCTTAGGGTTTACTTTACCAAAATTATTGCATTCTAGAGTGAAGGTTTGAAAAGTTCCTTTTCCAAATGTTTCGGGATCGCCTATTATAATGGCTCTTCCATAGTCTTTAAGAGTTTGTGCTACGATTTCCGAAGAAGAAGCGCTCATGCGATTGGTAAGGACAATTAATGGACCATCCCACTCTTTTTTATTTTCTAAGTTGCGCAAGTGAAAAACCTTATCTTGGTTATCCTTAATAGAAACAACAATCCCTTTTGAAAGAAATAAACCACTCACCGCTACAGCTTCGGTTAACAGGCCTCCTGCGTTATTACGCAAATCAAGAATGATTCCTTTTAAAAGATAGTTTTTCTTAATTTCCTCTATAGCTTTAGCTAAATCGGTTGCAGAACTGCTGTGATTGTCTTGATAAAAGCAAAATAGATGTAAGATAGCAATCACACCATTACCATATGGCTCTATCTGTGTTTCCAATCTGGATTCTTTTAAAACGATTTCTCCGCGAATAAGCTCAATTTCTAGCTTGTTTTCTTTAACGTTTTCTCCTTCTTTTACCTCGCGCAGCACTGTTAAAATTACAGAAGATCCTTGAGGCCCGCGAATAAGTTCTACAGCTTCTATGATTTCTAAGCCTATAATTGGTTCGTTGTTTACAGCGACAATCCGATCTCCAATTTTTAGCTTATCAGGAAGGCTAGCTGGGCTTTTTTCTAGAATATGCACTACTGTAAGCCCATTAAGATCATCTCTTAACTGCGCTCCAATTCCAAATAAACGTTGTTGTACTTGAATCATAAATTGACTGGCTTCAGCGGGGGTAAAATAGATGGTTTGAGAATCTAAAGCTGAGCTTATGGATTTAAGAACATAAGATAAAACAATACGTTGTTTTTCTTGGTTTGTTTTCCCTTTTAAATCGTTTTCTCGACAGAGCCTTCTTTTTGTTAGTCTTTGTATAAACCGATCGCGGATATCGGGGTCTATTTTTGTTGCAGTGCGAAGTTGCAATGATTTAATACGCAATAGGCGATCTTTTAATACGTCTACATTTTTTGCCCATGGAATATCTTTAAATTCTAAGTGAGAAACATCTTCAGGAAGCGGGGTGTTTTCCAGCTGTTTTTCTAGAGAAGTCCTTCTGTCGATAGCCAGGAGCATCTGTTGGTGCATTTCTTCAAAAACGGTAAATTTTTCTAATGCATATTCCGCCAAAACCTTTTTCAGAAGCTCATCAGAGGGGTCTTTCCACTTAACTATTTCATAATCAAGGAA
This is a stretch of genomic DNA from Candidatus Rhabdochlamydia oedothoracis. It encodes these proteins:
- the murA gene encoding UDP-N-acetylglucosamine 1-carboxyvinyltransferase → MLKIKGNHPLKGQVKVAGAKNSITKLLVASLLSNKKCIFHNVPDISEVEITVALCQEIGSQIAWDRSSGIIEIITPELKSCYIPQRFSGSNRIPILMIGALLGRTDEDIIVPTAGGCNIGKRPIDFHIHALEKLGAQIEYRRMKKEGAYFARAHHGLVGNIITLPYPSVGATENTILSAVSAKGTTVIKNAAIEPEIVDLMLFLQKLGVTIEMDVDRTIRIQQTKVFYEVEHTVIPDRTEAASFALAAIGTKGKVLVEGAQHQPMISFLNRLREVNGGFEVKKNGIEFFCNGSLRGGIHLETDVHPGFLTDWQQPFVVLLTQAHGASVVHETVYENRFGYIETLKSMGADIQLFTQCLGGRLCRFAAQNYQHSIVIQGPTSLHAKEICIPDLRAGFAYVLAALLAPETSLLSGVHYLKRGYEKIVEKLSSIGAHIEYASQKSVPIPLSECVATISQLSQAKAVSK
- the ddlA gene encoding D-alanine--D-alanine ligase, translated to MKKKVRLGLLFGGKSTEHEVSLISAKNILEALDLEKYEPVLMSINKQGQWHLETQETLRKMVFSNAILENFTEKLAIVPIEECKQIVSYKDSKLQESLDLDVIFPILHGVYGEDGTIQGLLQLANIPFVGAGVLGSAMGMDKDVMKRLLQQADIPVAPFICLHDYQEIPAFEEVVLELGCPFFVKPANTGSSIGITKVSNQVTYLLAIKNAFLYDRKILLEKYVQGREIECAVLGNEDLQASLPGEIEPLHEFYSYEAKYLDAKRAKLHIPASLAKKQITHIQTMAMTVFRTLCCEGMARVDFFLTKNQELLVNEINTIPGFTRISMYPKLWEISGLSYSQLIDQLIQLAIIRHEKRKKIQTRIGG
- the ispF gene encoding 2-C-methyl-D-erythritol 2,4-cyclodiphosphate synthase; translation: MPYTRIGIGQDSHRFLDPGAIKPCIIGGLIFPEAPGLDADSDGDVVFHAICNAITSVTGIAILGDIAIKLCHQEGVTSSQIYLKHALKTLRKQEVQHVALTIEGKRPRLQNRVDEMRQSIARVMQLEVSQVGITVTSGNGLTDFGCGDGLQCFCILTTMEC
- a CDS encoding diflavin oxidoreductase, giving the protein MPIPQDSSVCNQLYSRKNPAFISISERILLTKPESTKKTFHLVLDIQNTAITFKPGDAIAIYPENDPLIALEISQFLQQDLEQQVYYARSNKTLSLYELLIRKVNTARLTSHMLKTFCAHTQNSQEKQRLEELLHPQSKEHLNRYLTQTDLIDFLKTYDATNIPLEKFCENLSSLLPRFYSIASSQLAYPHRLELTVVLVEYKKNNRIQYGTGSHFLCNLAKLEETKLAVYIQSTTDFTLPEDPTAPVIMVGPGTGVAPFRGFIQERIFKGHTGKNWLFFGERNRKYDFFYQDFWENLVATKKLHLDLAFSRDQKDKVYVQHKLLMQAQEIWRWLQEGAYFYLCGDAKQMSKDVENTLEQIICNQGQMNQKEALSYIKALKKQKRYVKEVY
- the gltX gene encoding glutamate--tRNA ligase, encoding MKKVRVRIAPSPTGDPHVGTAYMALFNYIFAHHFGGEFILRIEDTDQSRSRPECEKNIYEALKWTGITWNEGPDIGGPFGPYRQSERTDIYRKYCQLLIEQKKAYKCFATPQEISEMREMAGKLGKRLGYDRRYRNLNTEEVAIREKEGQPYVVRLKIPLSGECVFEDAVKGRISCPWADIDDQILLKSDGFPTYHLANVVDDHLMNISHVIRGDEWMSSTPKHIFLYESLGWTPPVFMHMPLLLGKDGKKLSKRKNPTSIFYYRDSGYLQEAFINFLSLMGYSMLNDKEIYGLEEIIREFEPSRIGTSGAYFDIQKLDWLNQQYLINTIPEDALWERIKEWSFNDAFMQKLMPLCHTRMKTFGDFMQLCDFLFLNNLTYTDELFCPNQLTREKSASVLQTIIWSMDAQENWKRSGIERASHEVSEKFDIHHKKMVIPLLYGAITGKRHGLPLFDSVELLGKDRVRARLLNAIQYLGGLSNKKLDFLTKAWDTKDCRSL
- a CDS encoding tail-specific protease Tsp, whose amino-acid sequence is MLHLLLIFALIVKLIALEAVEPPKLTAKETRLKTEEILKNHVSYQQLSPELIKRALKNYLEELDPLKTYFLDYEIVKWKDPSDELLKKVLAEYALEKFTVFEEMHQQMLLAIDRRTSLEKQLENTPLPEDVSHLEFKDIPWAKNVDVLKDRLLRIKSLQLRTATKIDPDIRDRFIQRLTKRRLCRENDLKGKTNQEKQRIVLSYVLKSISSALDSQTIYFTPAEASQFMIQVQQRLFGIGAQLRDDLNGLTVVHILEKSPASLPDKLKIGDRIVAVNNEPIIGLEIIEAVELIRGPQGSSVILTVLREVKEGENVKENKLEIELIRGEIVLKESRLETQIEPYGNGVIAILHLFCFYQDNHSSSATDLAKAIEEIKKNYLLKGIILDLRNNAGGLLTEAVAVSGLFLSKGIVVSIKDNQDKVFHLRNLENKKEWDGPLIVLTNRMSASSSEIVAQTLKDYGRAIIIGDPETFGKGTFQTFTLECNNFGKVNPKGEYKVTRGRYYTASGKSPQLVGVTSDIVLPGVLSTLEIGEKYSKFPVETDHIEPHFEDNLADIPFIHKQRISKLYQEDRQSVLPIKNLSLLKKNAEKRVSSNKNYQNFLKEMAKKDELGEPTLFFGLNDLQLEETIKVMKDYILLTEKEKTLVSPSA